In bacterium, a genomic segment contains:
- a CDS encoding GNAT family N-acetyltransferase: MRDIEAIVKEYFSAYLCFDVSKAPEGKVVLASCARRAAPEKGWGMAFTVWVHVFDNRAVVSCRPDLMGQLRVAMKAFKSPGDLLKPPFSRVLSELFGEAYALRTKCILYCKPEHVKVFDVQGCRAVQLNDMEAFVTMTVERYPGADSPCLRTDITRNIKDGIAYGVFKESKLVSVCDAPAIAHMQDEVEELGFETLPRYTGRGFGKAVVSHATARVLQLGRVPICRTSPSNSGALRILEAVGYTVHAHKIAVTQRASQ, translated from the coding sequence GTGCGAGACATCGAAGCAATAGTGAAAGAGTACTTCTCGGCTTACTTGTGTTTTGACGTAAGTAAGGCGCCAGAGGGCAAGGTGGTCTTGGCCTCATGCGCTCGGAGGGCTGCCCCTGAAAAAGGGTGGGGTATGGCTTTCACCGTATGGGTGCATGTTTTTGACAACCGGGCTGTGGTTTCTTGTAGGCCAGACCTAATGGGTCAGCTGAGGGTGGCTATGAAGGCATTCAAGAGCCCTGGTGACCTGCTCAAGCCTCCTTTCAGTCGGGTATTGTCTGAGCTCTTTGGCGAGGCATATGCCCTTAGAACCAAGTGCATCTTGTACTGTAAACCTGAGCATGTGAAGGTTTTCGATGTACAGGGGTGCCGAGCGGTTCAGCTTAATGACATGGAAGCGTTCGTCACAATGACAGTTGAGCGCTATCCAGGGGCCGATTCACCCTGTCTGAGGACGGACATTACTCGAAACATCAAAGACGGCATAGCGTACGGGGTATTCAAAGAATCTAAGCTTGTTAGCGTTTGTGATGCTCCAGCGATTGCGCATATGCAAGATGAGGTTGAGGAGTTGGGGTTTGAAACACTGCCGAGATACACCGGTAGAGGCTTCGGAAAGGCAGTGGTTTCCCACGCAACCGCCAGGGTGCTACAGTTAGGTCGCGTTCCAATCTGCCGAACCAGCCCAAGTAATTCGGGTGCGCTCAGGATTCTCGAGGCGGTCGGATACACTGTTCACGCACACAAGATAGCGGTCACTCAGCGTGCGTCCCAATAG
- a CDS encoding ASKHA domain-containing protein: protein MYCGAKGAIRTCIEFLLNESQVEAASVKKVVLGGAFGSLIDTGSAEAIGLIPTFEHAEKESLGNTALAGAMLALLSRRRLDEMRELQERIRYVNLAGRAEFEERFTKNLAFG from the coding sequence TTGTATTGTGGCGCCAAAGGCGCAATCCGCACCTGCATCGAGTTTCTGCTTAATGAGTCGCAAGTTGAGGCGGCTTCCGTAAAAAAAGTCGTTCTCGGCGGGGCGTTTGGCAGCCTAATCGACACCGGGTCTGCGGAGGCGATCGGGCTTATACCGACGTTTGAGCACGCCGAGAAGGAGTCATTGGGCAACACGGCTCTGGCGGGGGCAATGCTCGCTCTTCTGTCGAGGCGCAGGCTCGATGAGATGCGTGAGCTTCAAGAGAGGATAAGATACGTCAATCTCGCGGGACGAGCGGAGTTTGAGGAGCGTTTCACTAAGAACCTTGCATTTGGATGA